One genomic window of Lagenorhynchus albirostris chromosome 17, mLagAlb1.1, whole genome shotgun sequence includes the following:
- the SNRPF gene encoding small nuclear ribonucleoprotein F — MSLPLNPKPFLNGLTGKPVIVKLKWGMEYKGYLVSVDGYMNMQLANTEYIDGVLSGHLGEVLIRCNNVLYIRGVEEEEEDGEMREEHLSGGIFFIYICRQ; from the coding sequence ATGAGTTTGCCCCTCAATCCCAAACCTTTCCTCAATGGATTAACAGGAAAGCCAGTAATAGTGAAGCTTAAGTGGGGAATGGAGTACAAAGGCTACCTGGTGTCTGTAGATGGCTATATGAACATGCAGCTTGCAAACACAGAATACATAGATGGAGTATTATCTGGACATCTGGGTGAAGTTTTAATAAGGtgtaataatgtcctttatatcAGGGGtgttgaagaagaagaagaagatgggGAAATGAGAGAAGAGCATCTTTCGGGgggaattttttttatatatatttgtagacaataa